Below is a window of Tsuneonella deserti DNA.
GCGGTATCGTCCATGGGTCCAGGTCCGAAGCGGCGGCGCCCAGTTGCGCCGCGACGCGCCCGGGATCGCCTGTCCCGGCCGCCGCCGGCAGGGTCGCAATCGCGGGCATGCGTTTTCGACCCCCATGCGCCCGTGGCCGAGGACCAGGACCCCCGCGCGCGGGGCGCGGGGGCCGGCGGCCTCAGTCGGCCGGGTTCCAGATGATCGCGTAGGTCTCGCCGTCCTGGCCGGCGGCGCGGCCGAGATTGGCGTAGAGGCGGCGCGGGCCGAACTCGGGAGCGGCGAGGCTCAGCGAGACATAGTCCTTCCCGCTCGTTTCGCCGCGGCGGACCCAGCCGGCCCCGACTTCGACGCCGCCGGCGGTGACGCGGTAGTCGGGCTGCGCGTCCGAGCTCTTGGCGTGGTTGGGCACGATCTCGATGTCGGTGCGGATCGACAGCGTCTTGAGCTGGCCCTTGAAGCCTTCGCCGTCGCGGGTGACTTGACCGATTGCGGGCATTGTTCGTCTCCTTGCCTTGATTCGTCCGGACCGTTTTCCGGGCGATGGGCAGGCCGAACGGGACGGCCGTACAGCCGCCCGCGCGAACCCGATGAGGGCCGCAGCGAAGCGGAGGACCGGAGCGCCGCGCTTATTTGAAAGCGAAGCGTGCGCGAGGAGCCGCGCCCCGGCGCGGCGGGGAAATAAGCGCATGGGCGCGATGGTTTGGCGCGGGCGGCGGCCGTCCCAGGACCTCGCCCGAGGAGCCGGAAACGTGGCCGGAAGGAACGGCAAAGGGAGCAGGAGACGATGCCGCCGGCTGGTGTCGCACCGCTTTCGGAAGGCGTTCGGGGACAGGTTGTGATGCGGAGTTTCGCACCGGGCGAGACGCGGCTGCCGCCCCTGCGTGTGGCCCGTCGCACGACCTGCGGGGGCATCCCGTCGGCAGCCAGGGCCGCGGCCGGGACCGCCCAAACGAACGCGGCCGCATGGGCTAACGCGGCGCGAGCCCGCTGTCGTCCGGCGTCGCGCCGTGCGCTCAGGTCTCGACGATGCGGAAGACTTCGCCCGAGGCGGCGTCGCGATAGAGGTCCACGCGCGTGCCGTCCCAGTGGTAGTCGAGGTGGCGGCCCTGGCGCGGATTGCGTGCAAGGTCGGGATAGAACAGGGCGGCGCATTCGCCGCCTTGGGCGCGCGTGCTGGGATAGACGACCCCGTCCGAACCGGCGGCGCGCAAGGCCGTGCCGAGCTGCCGGCCTGCGGCGTGGGTCTCCGGATCGAGCGCCTCAGCAAGCCCCGGCTCGCCGGTACGCAGCTCGTGCAGCTCGGCGTCGATATCGAGCAGGATCTCGCGAAACTGCGAGGTCCAGCCGGCGGCTTCGCGCGTCTTCGCCATGAAGCGGGCGTGGTAGTGGATGGTCTCGAGCAGCGCGGTCTCGAAGCGGTCGCCGGCATAGAGCACGCCGTAGCTGCCGTCGGTGAAGCGGCTCGGCCGGTCGCGGCTGACATGGGTGAACGGCGCCATCAGCCAGCTGGCGCCGGGGCCGGCGACGCGGCGTTCGGGCGGGACGAGGTCGAGCGCGCCGATCGTCTCCATCAGCCGCGGATTGGTCTTCTGCTCGGCGGCGATCAGGAGCGGCCAGTCGGCCGGGTCGGCGATGTCCTCGAACAAGTCGATCGGCGGATAGAGGCTGCGGATGATCCGCACCGCCCCGTTCCATTCGACCCGCGTGCGCGCCACCGCTGCGGGCGCGATCACCAGCCGCCGCGCTCCGCGTCGAGGTAGCGCCGCAGGCGCATGAGGTCGGTGAGCTCGCCGCCGAGCATCACGTCGAGCGCGGTGCGCCCGGCGAAGGCCTCGTTCGGCGCCTTGACCCAGGCATAGGCGCGCTGCGCTTCGCGGAAGACCAGCCGCAGCGCCTTGTGGATGCCCATGAGGTTGGACAGGCGCGCCTTCTTGTCGCGGTCGAGCCGGCCCCCGCCGCCCGCCTTCCAGCGGCGATAGGTACGCACCGGCATGTCGAGGAGGGTCGCGGCCTGCTCGTCGGTCAGGTCCCAGGTCCGGAACAGGTTGACCGCCGCGCGGAACATCGCCGCGCCTTCGGCGTCCGAGATCGGCTCGGCGGCAAAGGGCGGCGGGGTGGTATCGACCCGGTGCAAAGCGGTCATCGGTGGTCTCCTGATGGCAGCATATAGGAGTTTAGTTGCCATTTGGCAACGTCGCCCCGCGTGTCCGGCCTGCTCTCCGGCTCAACACGGCCCCGACTGCCCACAAAAACCGCGCGCCGAGGCCCGACAGGCCGAGACGCGCGGCAAAATTTTCGAGCTTCCGAGGAAAGGGGCAGCGGCCGCCGGGCCGCTGCCCCAACCGAGAAAAGCCCACCGGCGATGCCGCGAAGCATCGCCGGGCGGTTGGGAGGAGCGCCGGTCAGGCGGCGAGCGGCTCGGCCTGCTGCGGCTCGCCGTCCTCCCACGGCGGCGTTTCGGCCTCGTCTTCGGGAGCCTCGACACCTGCGGCGAGCGGGCCCGGCGCGTCGGGGTCGGGCTCGCGAAGACCGGCGCGGGCCGCTTCGACCAGCGCATGGGCCTCGACCGTGCCGACGCCGCCGCGTGGCGTGTAGGCAGTGGGCGGGAAGGCCATCCACCGGGGCACCCAGCGCTCGGCCTTGGGCCGTCCGTTGCTCCCTTCGAGGCAGTCGCGGGCGATGGTCCGAAGCGTCTTGAGCTTCTCCTTGGCGTTGGCCTCGGCGGCGGCTTCCCCGGCGAGTTCGGCGACGATGGCAACCATGGCCTCGCGGTCGCGGACGAGCGCGAAGAACGCCTCGTCCGGCTGCCACAGCGCGGCCATGTCGACGCCGATCTCCCGGCCGACCGCCTCGATGACCGCGCCGCCCGCCATGAGCGTCTCGCCCATGATGACGGCGAGCACGTCCATGACCGCCTCGTCGTCGAGCGCGAGCAGGCGCAGGAACACCCCGACAAGGCCGTAAGGATCGCCGTTGCCCCGGGTGACGGTGGGAGCCTCGGGGTCGAAGCCGAGACGCTCAAGCATCGCGCGGCGGCGCTCGTCGAACAAAGCCTCGGCGGCGCTGGTTTCGACGCTCTCGCGCACCTCGTCGCTGCGCGCCGTCTGCGGCTCGATGCGCACGGTCCACAGCGGCGAGCCGGCAATGGCGTGCGCCACCATCAAGCGCAGCGCCACGTCCGGACGGGCGAGCAGGCAGACGCGCACCGCCGCATGGCGATGCAGATCGATATAGGCCTGCATCGTGCCGGTGATCTCCGGGCGCTGCGGTTTGCGGGCTTCCTCCGCCTCGCCGCCGCGCGCGGCGCGGCGGGCTTCGGCGCGGCTGACATAGCCTTCGTGGAAGGTGACCTCGCCGCTTGCGCGCACGTCGATATAGACGCGCCCGCCCTTGCGCTTGGCGGCCTTCTCATATTCCCAGCTATGGAAATGTTCGTCCGGCGGCACGATCACCACGTCGGGCCAGCCCGCCTCGAGATAGGCCTCGCGGCGCGCGGCGATGGCCGCGTTCTGCAACGTCCAGAACGCATCGGTGTCGGCGACATGGCATTCCTCGCCGAACAGGTCGGCGACGGTGGCGATGCCGCTGGCGTCGATGTCGAACAGGGCATGAGCGGCGTTGATCGCCTGTCCGCCGAACAGCCAGCCCTTGAGCTGGTAGCCGGTCGGGAGATAAGCGTCGGGGTCGTCGGCGAGCGCCAGCCAGGCCTTCTGCTGGCTTTTGCTGGCGAGCGTCAGGTGCCGAACCGTGGCGCGGTCGATCTCGCCATCGCGGTAGAGCTGGCGAATGCGCGGCAAAAGGTTGCCGAGCGCGAGCACGCGTTTGACGCCCAGTTCGGGCAGGCCGAACGTGGCGGCAATCTCATCGACGCTGCGGCCTTCGCGCACGAGGCGGGTGAAGGTTTCCCACTGGGTCACCTCGTCGGGATCGAGCCGGGCGAGGTTCTCGATCAGCGAGGCCTCGACCGCAGCCGCGTCGTCGCCGTCGTCGAGAATGGCGCAGGGAAGCCGCAGGCTGTCGGGGTCCGGCTCGCCGGTTTCGCCGCGCCGCTCGTCGGCGACGATCTTGGCGGCGTGGAAGCGGCGGCTCCCGGCGACGATCTCGAACGCCTCGGGCGCTCCCCCTTCGACCCGCTCAGGGCAGAGATTGGGACGTACGATCAGCGGCGTCAGGACGCCGCGCGCGCGGACGGTCGGCAGGATATCCGACAGGTCCGGGGGACGCTTGGCGTAGCGCATGTTGGTCTTGCTCACCGAGAGCTTGTCGAGGGCGATAAAGTCGAGTTTCATTGGACTACTCCTCATGGAGGGCCGGTCCGTCGCTCTTGATCGGGATGGCGGACCGGCTTTCGTGGAAGCGGCGGAACGCGCCGCGCGTCATCCGCCTCCCTCGTCGTTCGAGGGCAGCGGAAGGTCGGGTGCCGCGCGGCCATGGCGGACGGCGTGGCGCAGCAGCAGTTCGGCGGCGGCAATCGAGCCGCATTCGCGCGCGGCGCTTGCCCAGCGCGACAGCGGCTGCGCGCTGATGAAAAGGAGGTCGCGCTCTATCCGCATGCCGAACGGCAGGCGCAGCGCAGCGATTTCCGACAGACCGAACGTGCCGAGTTCGGGACAGCCGAAGCCGAGGTCGGCAAGGCCGAACAGGGTGTCGCGGTCCTCGGCGAGTTCGCTCGCCAGCCAAGTCGCGGGTCCGAGCGGGTTGAACAGCTTGAGCACCGGCGGCGGGTCGAAGCCCCGGCCTGCGGTGTTCGCGGCGGCGCTGGCGGCGGCGTTCGCGCGAAGCCGGGCGGCGAGCGGAGGCGGGAGCAGGATCATGCCGCTGCCCTCCCGTCTTGGTCTTGCGCTTCGGCTTCGTGCGCGGCGCGCCGGCGCGCGAGCAGCCAGTCGGCGGCGCGGCTCGCGGCGGCGGCGGCGCGGAAGATCGCGCGATTGTCCTCGCGCAGCACCGCGAGCCACGAGCCTATATAGTCGGCGTGGCGCACGGTCGGCACGATGCCGAGGCTCGCGCACAGGAACGCCGAGCCCATTTCGGCGACCAGTTCCTCGCGCGCATAGCCCGCCGAGCCGAACGGGTTGGACAGGTCGCGGCCCACGCGCGAGGGGTGGCCGGTCGCGTGGGTCAACTCGTGCAGGCAGGTGCGATAATAGTTGATCGGCTCGAAGAAGGCTTGTCTGCACGGCACCTGCACCAAGTCGAGCGCGGGCATGTAGAAGGCTTCATCGCCGCCTATGCGGAAGCGGACGCCGCTCGCGGCGATCACCTCCTCGGCGACGGGAATGGTTTCGCACTCGGGGAGCGGCACGGGGTCGGGCGCGAGGCCGGGGCGCAGCCCCTCGCACTGCGCGACGTTGAACACGGTGAAGCGCTTGAGGAACGGAATGGCGCGCGCGTCCTCGCCGCTCTGGCGGGCGCGTTCCTTCTCGCTCTCGGGGGTGAAGCGGTCGGCATAGACGACGCACTGCCCGCGCTCGCCCTTGCGGACATTGCCTCCGGCTTGCAGCGCCTGCCGGAAAGTCAGCCAGCCTTGGCTCGGATAGCCGTGCTCGATCACGGCGCCCCACAGGATGAGGATATTGATCCCCGAATAGGGGCGGCCGGTGAGCGCGTTGCGCGGCAGCGCGGGTCCGGCCCCGCCCGCCGTGCGGCCCCACGGCTGGACCCATGGCAGCCGCCCGGCTTCAAGCTCGCCGATGATCCGCTGGGTGACCTCGTCGTAGAGATTGGCGCGCTCGGTGGCGGCGTTGCCGCCACGGGCTTCTTGGTGTGACGGAGTCCGGCGCGCGGAACGGGCGCGGCGGTGGTGGGTCGGGCGCATGGCTTGCCTCCTCATCCGCCCCAAAAACCCGCAGGCCTCCCCGGAAAAGCGGGGGTGGGCGGCACCGAGCGATCGGAGAGGCCCGCGTCACAGCGCCGCCGGCACCACAGGCCGGAACCTCAGTGGAGGAGCCGGGGCCGAGCGAAGTCGAAGGGCCCGGCTTGCCGGCGGGGCGCGCGGGCCTAGGCGGGAGCGCCGCCCACGCCCGCTTGGACGGGAGAGGCCGACCAAAGCGCCGCCGCGCAAAAGGCGCGGCGTCCGCTTTGAGGGCGCCGCACGGCGCCCGATGCGCCAGCCGATCGTTACCGTGAGGCCGAGACCCGCGTCAGCGGGGCTCGGTGGCAAGGCCTTGGCCGCGCCATAGAGCGCGGTCGCGCCGAAGGCGCGAGGCGCGTCACAGCCGCTTCGGTTTCGAGGGGTCTCGCCGAGACCGCTTTCCTGCTTTCATCGCCCTTTCGGGTTAATCGAGCAGCCACGGGCCGAAATAGCCGTGTACGCGGCGGACCTCGGCTTCGGTGTCGAGCTTGGGCATGCCGCCAAGTTGCTTGCGCAGCTCACGCTCGAACGTTGGCCAGCTAACCGCGCGCGAGCGTAGTTCCGTGAGCAGCTCAAATGCGTTCTGCTCGTCGCTCGGGTGTTGCGCAAATTCCCGATCCTCGAGGCCAAAGCACCAATGGATCATCGATTTCCAATCCTTCATGGGACACTCCTTATTGCCAATTGCGGCGAAACAAATTGAGCACCGGGCATTGCTGCTCGACGCGCCTCGCCTTGTGGCATTTTTACAAGTGTGGCTTCCGCAAGGGTTTCGCCCACGGTCGTGCGCGATCAGACGCCACTTCGGCTCCGGATACCGTGCGGGCTAGACGCCGTTGTGAGTCCCCGCTGCCGGCGCCGGCTCTTCGGCCGCTTCGGTCTCGGGTTCAGATTCAAGCAGTGCGTCGAAGTCATCAGGATCGCCGTAATCGAATTCGATTTCGCCGAAATCGACGCTGTCGATTGCCTCGACCACCTCGACTTCGCCTACGTCGATATCATCAAGGGGACCCGCGAGATCGCCGTAGAGCGTGACGAGGAACGCGCCTTCGAACTCGATCTCCGTTTCGGCCGACGCACCGCCCATGTTCACGTACTCGCGATCGATGCCGTCCCAGACGGCCAGCGAGAAATCGGCTTCCGCCGTGGCGGTGAAGGTTGCGCCAATACGCGCCGCCACGATCTCGTGGCCGAGGCGCACGACCGTGATGTCGTAGTCGTCGCCGATCTTGGCGAGCTCGTACGAGCCGAAACGCAATGTGTTGCTATCGGCCTCGAGGTAGAAGCTACCGCTGCCTTCGGCGGAGAACACCCAGTCAGCGAGCGATGCGGTCAGTCCTTCCTCGATCGCGTTCGCGGCGTCGGGCTGCGTGCCCGCAACTACGGCTTCCATGAGCTTCGCTACCGTCGCTTCCGCTGCCGCGGCATGTTCCTGGAGCGTCTCGAGCGCTTTGGCGAGATCCTCCTCGACGTCGATTTGTTCGGACGTCTCGGCGAACGCCGCCCAGCCCTTGTCGGCAGACACCGCTAGAATGCGCTTCCCGCCGTCCACGGCCCATTTCTGCAGGCTGAGCAAAGCGATGGCGTCGGGGAATTCGAACTTCTTGTCGCCGGTCGGCTCGAACGGCGCAGAGGCAGCGAAGTAAAGCTTCAAAAGGTCGTCGATCGAACAATGCGAGGCGCGGACGGCCTGCGCCCCCGTTGCTTCGAGGAACCGAGCGAGGCGCTGGCGAGCCGCCTCGCGGGAGTCGACTACACTCTCGGCAACCTGTTTAAGCCGCTCGCGGTCTGCCTCTGCGACAAGCTGAAGCTGTTCGAGACGCGTCAGCGCGGCGAGGCCGGCGTCGCGGCCCTTCTTCGTCATCTGCTGGAGGTGCTTGAGGACTTCGCGCGTGACGATCTCGGAAAGCACGAGATCGACGGGCGCTTCCTTGAATTGCTCGAGCTGAGCGAGCAGTCCGGTCTCCAGCGCGATCCCGGTCTGAATGAATGTGTTCGTGTCGATGGTGATCGCGTCGTAAGGCATTCTGGGCACTTAGCAGGCCGCGGTTCAAACGCCGATATAGTTGCGGAGCGCCGGGTGAGGTACGGACGGACGGGGACAGCATGGACGCCGACGACGAAAGCGCCAGCGACAAGCGCTCCGACGACGAGCAATCGAAGCGCGCGCGCAGCGAATCCCTTACCGCGGCCGAAGATGTTGTGCGCGGCCTGCCCGACCTCGCCGCCGAACGGCTCGCGCGGGACTATCTGGAATCGCCCGCCGTCAAGATGGCGCAGGATTATCTGGAGTCTCCTGCGGCAAAGCTCGCACGCGACTTCGCCAATTCACCCGCGCAGCAGCTTGCCAGACAGGCGGCCCTTGGGCTCGGTCCGAATTTCGGGGCCGCCGATACCGCGCGGATGGAGGCCATCCGCAGGGCACTGGAACCGCCCGCCGGTCTCGCCGCCAAGCTCTCCGCATTTGAGCCGATTGCGATCGAGCAGGCCAAGCTCGGCGCGATCATGCCGTCGATCGACCCGTCGGTGATCAAGGCGATTCAAGGCCTCGAGCCGCTCAAGATCGATCCCGCGCTCGGCCGCGCCATGCAGGAAGCGCAGAAGTCGCTGGATGAGATGATGCGGCCGTTCGGCGGTATCGGTTCGGCCATCGCGCATT
It encodes the following:
- a CDS encoding DUF736 domain-containing protein, translated to MPAIGQVTRDGEGFKGQLKTLSIRTDIEIVPNHAKSSDAQPDYRVTAGGVEVGAGWVRRGETSGKDYVSLSLAAPEFGPRRLYANLGRAAGQDGETYAIIWNPAD
- a CDS encoding RES family NAD+ phosphorylase: MIAPAAVARTRVEWNGAVRIIRSLYPPIDLFEDIADPADWPLLIAAEQKTNPRLMETIGALDLVPPERRVAGPGASWLMAPFTHVSRDRPSRFTDGSYGVLYAGDRFETALLETIHYHARFMAKTREAAGWTSQFREILLDIDAELHELRTGEPGLAEALDPETHAAGRQLGTALRAAGSDGVVYPSTRAQGGECAALFYPDLARNPRQGRHLDYHWDGTRVDLYRDAASGEVFRIVET
- a CDS encoding MbcA/ParS/Xre antitoxin family protein, with translation MTALHRVDTTPPPFAAEPISDAEGAAMFRAAVNLFRTWDLTDEQAATLLDMPVRTYRRWKAGGGGRLDRDKKARLSNLMGIHKALRLVFREAQRAYAWVKAPNEAFAGRTALDVMLGGELTDLMRLRRYLDAERGGW
- a CDS encoding ParB/RepB/Spo0J family partition protein: MKLDFIALDKLSVSKTNMRYAKRPPDLSDILPTVRARGVLTPLIVRPNLCPERVEGGAPEAFEIVAGSRRFHAAKIVADERRGETGEPDPDSLRLPCAILDDGDDAAAVEASLIENLARLDPDEVTQWETFTRLVREGRSVDEIAATFGLPELGVKRVLALGNLLPRIRQLYRDGEIDRATVRHLTLASKSQQKAWLALADDPDAYLPTGYQLKGWLFGGQAINAAHALFDIDASGIATVADLFGEECHVADTDAFWTLQNAAIAARREAYLEAGWPDVVIVPPDEHFHSWEYEKAAKRKGGRVYIDVRASGEVTFHEGYVSRAEARRAARGGEAEEARKPQRPEITGTMQAYIDLHRHAAVRVCLLARPDVALRLMVAHAIAGSPLWTVRIEPQTARSDEVRESVETSAAEALFDERRRAMLERLGFDPEAPTVTRGNGDPYGLVGVFLRLLALDDEAVMDVLAVIMGETLMAGGAVIEAVGREIGVDMAALWQPDEAFFALVRDREAMVAIVAELAGEAAAEANAKEKLKTLRTIARDCLEGSNGRPKAERWVPRWMAFPPTAYTPRGGVGTVEAHALVEAARAGLREPDPDAPGPLAAGVEAPEDEAETPPWEDGEPQQAEPLAA
- a CDS encoding DUF2958 domain-containing protein; amino-acid sequence: MILLPPPLAARLRANAAASAAANTAGRGFDPPPVLKLFNPLGPATWLASELAEDRDTLFGLADLGFGCPELGTFGLSEIAALRLPFGMRIERDLLFISAQPLSRWASAARECGSIAAAELLLRHAVRHGRAAPDLPLPSNDEGGG
- a CDS encoding ArdC family protein produces the protein MRPTHHRRARSARRTPSHQEARGGNAATERANLYDEVTQRIIGELEAGRLPWVQPWGRTAGGAGPALPRNALTGRPYSGINILILWGAVIEHGYPSQGWLTFRQALQAGGNVRKGERGQCVVYADRFTPESEKERARQSGEDARAIPFLKRFTVFNVAQCEGLRPGLAPDPVPLPECETIPVAEEVIAASGVRFRIGGDEAFYMPALDLVQVPCRQAFFEPINYYRTCLHELTHATGHPSRVGRDLSNPFGSAGYAREELVAEMGSAFLCASLGIVPTVRHADYIGSWLAVLREDNRAIFRAAAAASRAADWLLARRRAAHEAEAQDQDGRAAA
- a CDS encoding PIN domain-containing protein, producing the protein MPYDAITIDTNTFIQTGIALETGLLAQLEQFKEAPVDLVLSEIVTREVLKHLQQMTKKGRDAGLAALTRLEQLQLVAEADRERLKQVAESVVDSREAARQRLARFLEATGAQAVRASHCSIDDLLKLYFAASAPFEPTGDKKFEFPDAIALLSLQKWAVDGGKRILAVSADKGWAAFAETSEQIDVEEDLAKALETLQEHAAAAEATVAKLMEAVVAGTQPDAANAIEEGLTASLADWVFSAEGSGSFYLEADSNTLRFGSYELAKIGDDYDITVVRLGHEIVAARIGATFTATAEADFSLAVWDGIDREYVNMGGASAETEIEFEGAFLVTLYGDLAGPLDDIDVGEVEVVEAIDSVDFGEIEFDYGDPDDFDALLESEPETEAAEEPAPAAGTHNGV